A region of the Desulforhopalus sp. genome:
ACGACGGTAGCCGACGACAGTATGTTCCGAATAACCTTTTTCCGTCGCCAGCCAGCCGGTAAAAAGTTCAAGTGCTTGTATCATCTCTTCCAACAACGATAAAAGATAGCCACCATCGTCTTGACCTCGGCGGCAGCCTCAAAGGAAAACATTCCCTTCGACTTCCACCCTCTAAGGGAATATTGGGTGCTTTTTTCTGTCATATATGATTTGTTTACGCTCATGGCAAAGCGACCTTCCTGGCGGTAGTTCTAGCCCGAAAGATCACCCGAAGCAACCCCCTTTTGCTCTAACCCGACCTGTTGAATATGGCAAAAAAATCCTTTGAAGCGGCCCTGGCAAGACTGGAACAGATCACCGAAGAACTGGCCAGTGGTGATGAAAGCCTGGAAAGCAGCCTGAAAAAGTTCGATGAAGGCATAAAACTCGCCAGTTTTTGCAATGAACAGCTGCGTGAGGCGCGCGCCAAGATTGAGATATTGCTGGAGAAAGACGGCAAACTCGAAGCCAGCCCCTTTGAAGGACCGGAAAATGAACATAAAGAAGTATCTGCATAGCAAGCAGCGAACCGTCGAAGAAGGCCTGGCAACCTTCATGCTGGCGGCAGATGGATCTTTTTCCAGTCATATCGAAGCTATGCGCTACAGTCTCTTTGCCGGGGGAAAAAGGATTCGGCCAATTCTCTGCCTGGCGGCCGGCGAGGCCCTGGATGACAGCCCGGAGATGGCGAATACCCTTCTGCCGATAGCCTGCGCCCTGGAATGTATCCATACCTATTCCCTCATCCACGATGACTTGCCGGCCATGGACAACGATGAACTGCGGCGCGGCAAACCGACCAACCACATCCTCTTTGGCGAGGCCGGGGCAATCCTTGCCGGTGACGGTCTATTAACCTTCGCCTTCGATCTGCTCAGCAACACGGCAATCTCCGCTATACCAGCTGAAAACCGTCTAAGGATAATCCAGAAGATCGCCAGGGCAGCTGGGCCACTGGGCATGGTAGGCGGGCAAGCGCTTGATATCGAAAGCGAAAAGGTCGCTGTACCCTTTCCCGTCCTGCAAACCATTCATAAAGCCAAGACCGGGGCCTTGATAACCTGCTCGGTACAGGCGGGAGCCATTGGTGCGAGTGCGTCCCTTGATCAGGTTGAAAGACTCACCGTTTACGGGGAGAAGATTGGCCTTGCCTTTCAAATTGTTGACGATATGCTGAATGTCACCTCTACTACGGAACAACTTGGCAAGGCCGCCGGCTCCGATGCCAACCGCGGCAAGGCGACCTATCCTGCCTTTTTCGGTATCGAAAAAACCAAGGTGATGGCTAAGGAGGCGGTTGATGAGGCTCTGGACGCCCTCAGGGATTTTGACCATAAGGCCGATCCACTCCGCCAGATTGCCACCTATATTTATACCCGGAGTAATTGAACGTTTCCGCTATTTGCGAGCCGAAAAAAACGGCCGCAGATCGCTGAACGTGATGACATGTATTATTATTCATTTATTGAGCCACCCTGTCATGCGTGAGAATGCCGCAATGAAACGAATATGGGCTCGCAGGTTTGTGTAGAAAAGTTATGTCAAAGTCCACTGCAACACTGTCGCCCCCAAAAACTCTCCTTGAGAGAATTGATTCGCCCGCCGATATCCGCAAGCTCGCCCTGCCGCAACTCCAGGAACTTGCTCAGG
Encoded here:
- a CDS encoding exodeoxyribonuclease VII small subunit, producing the protein MAKKSFEAALARLEQITEELASGDESLESSLKKFDEGIKLASFCNEQLREARAKIEILLEKDGKLEASPFEGPENEHKEVSA
- a CDS encoding polyprenyl synthetase family protein, which translates into the protein MNIKKYLHSKQRTVEEGLATFMLAADGSFSSHIEAMRYSLFAGGKRIRPILCLAAGEALDDSPEMANTLLPIACALECIHTYSLIHDDLPAMDNDELRRGKPTNHILFGEAGAILAGDGLLTFAFDLLSNTAISAIPAENRLRIIQKIARAAGPLGMVGGQALDIESEKVAVPFPVLQTIHKAKTGALITCSVQAGAIGASASLDQVERLTVYGEKIGLAFQIVDDMLNVTSTTEQLGKAAGSDANRGKATYPAFFGIEKTKVMAKEAVDEALDALRDFDHKADPLRQIATYIYTRSN